The following DNA comes from Athene noctua chromosome 1, bAthNoc1.hap1.1, whole genome shotgun sequence.
TATCCACTGTAGTGCATTCAACTATCGGAATTCTTTCTATAGAAAACATTGTATTAAAAGAAATAGTAAAACCAGTGAGAGAAAAATCTTAAAAGACCTACCTTTGTAAAGAACAAAATCACCTTAATCTTCTTTGAAATAAGTGAATTGCAGCACATTCACTGCTTTTTGTTTCTCAATGTTAGCAGAAACAAGGCATTTCAGTAAGTGAAGTGTTTTGAGCCAGTTTAGTGTAGCTGTTTTACATATGGATGTCTCAGTGCAAGTTTCAAATAAAgtaaattattattgttatcatcTGTCCCATATTGTCTCCATTTTAAGCTGTGGCGTTTTTTTAAATTTGGCAGCACTTAATGAAGAAAGTGGGGTGATGGAGCAAGAGAAAGGTTTATAGTACAAATGGTCATGGATTTTTCTGAGCTTAGgatataaaaatagtttattgTCTTTTGAGCTTCACAGCATCCTGTTGCTTTACATGATAGACAAGTCTGTCAAAATGTTCATATGAGGAAGCTTTCCACCTTGTGCAATGAAGAGGTTTACTAAGAAGTCTATTGATATTACAGTCATGGTAACTCCTTTATCTGTTTTCATGAACAACATGTAACAAATTTTGTACTTTGCAGCTAATGCGTATGATTTTGAGGCAATCCTTTGAAGTGCTGAAAAGGAATGAATGGGATGAAAGGTAAGCAGATTTCTGACTGTAGTTGCATCATAAAGGAGGAGTACAACTTACCttcatcaaatatattttcatttaatagaTCCTTTTGCTCCATAGATGGCGCTGTCATGAAGTCTTAACACTAAGGTTTAATTGTTCTCCAGATCACTTATGATAtatagtttaaaaacaaagttgGGTGTTACACTTCATTAAATACATATTGCCATCAATAACTCTCATGTTCGCCTGAGCCATTCAGTATGTGTTCACAGAAAGAGATTTGAGAAAGTAATTTCTGTATGCTTATGCAAAACTTGAACGGAGGAGCTTGTTGTGCGCTGTTCCAATCAATCATGAAATCTGAGGGTTCCAGATTTTTCCTGGAGTTTACTAGATCTGACTGATTTAGTCAGGAGAGCTATCAATGACATGTCACCTGTGGAGAGATTAGACAGGGAACCTGCATCCcataaaagacaggaaaaaaaaaattttttttggttgtgttatTTTTCAGATAAGCTGTGactttaaaatttatattttattgtgtttAATCATGGTGACTTGTCTTTTGATAAGACACAACACCTTAACTGTAAACTGGCTTCCTGTTTGTTGTATACCTCAGAGGCTTTGTTTGTATTTCTTCCATATTGTATCAAATAGCAAGTAATTGCAGTCATCTTGCTCTGTCTAGAGCTCCTGTGACACTTCTGAGCTTATTCAGTGTTTAAACTGATGAGGAgcttgaagtattttaatttaaaagtgctTGATAACCTAGTGTTAAGGTTATCCTTTCACTCTCTTCTGAAATGTAGAATGCATATAGGCATGTGTTTGTGGAAATAGAAAAGAATGCAAATCTACAGTACACCACATCCCTTCTGTTCTACCTTTATTTTGTATTGGGTAAATGCCCACAGgttgaagaaatgaaaatgctctTTGGCAGGAATAGAAAGTATGAGAGGAGGTTTGATAAAGCCAAAGCCCTTCTTTCTTTCACACATTCCCATGGCAGAGACATAGTTACCCAAACTGATCTCTGACAAGGTTTCTTAAGGCTTTGGCCTCCCTTATTCCAGCTTCACTGGAAGGATGGCCTGGAGGCCCTTCATCACCAGAGGAGGCAGTGTGGAAAGAGATCATCATGATTCCTTTCTTTGTAGAGTGAGAGAGCTCAAGAACTAACTTTCCCTCCTAGGTGGCGCGTAGAAGCTGCCTAGCATGTcttctatttctcttttcttttaaaatgcttttgaagaAAGGAGTATTaaagtaaaactgaaataatctttATGGTTTTGAAATACTTTAAATTCTCTTTAGAACTGGAAATGTTTGTTCTGTGCAAAATTGCAGGAGGTCCCACAGAATGCTGGGGAGAAAGCGTGACATATCCAAAGCTTCACTTTTCTGAAAGGTAGCAAGGATACAcctaaaaaaaaagtcccaaGTGCTGCTTAGATGCAGCAATGACAGCATGTCTTTCTAAGCCACATCACTCCCACAGTACTTGTTAGTACTCCAGTTATCAGAATAGAGCTGCAGTCCTACTTGTATACAGCTCAGTCACTTCTGGCTTGAACTATTgggatgatgatttttttttttatgcctacCTTAGCCCTCAGTCTGTTCTTCAGTGTAATTGTTTTGCTCTAAGGGATAGTGGAACATGGAAGGCAAAGTCTTCACAGTTGAAATGAGTTTGAAAAGGATCAGTATTAAATTTAATCCTTGGGTGtgcaccaaaataaaaataatcttataaaatGGAAGGGTACAAAGTGTTGCCCGTCAAGGACGGATGAATGTGTCAGCTGTGTCTGCGGAATGCCCTGCTCAAACAGTAGAATCCCTCCTCCTACCCATCAATCATGGCATAATAAATTTCAGTCCAGATTAAGGTGTGAATTTTAAAACAGTGATTTTTCACTGTAGCAAGCTGTCAATGGATTGTTTGATGCTACAAAATCATCTAGACTGTAAGGAGTTCTGATtatggatggatttttttttttttttagatgttctCTTTAGGATGTGAAAATTGGtcactggttttatttcttatgagTGTTGGATAGCTCTCTTAAAGACCTGGTAAAACTGAATGACTAgaatttgttttcaaagcaaatataaCGTGAGCAACTGAATATTAATatcttgttcttttttatttctttctagtcTAATTGAACTATTCCTGCAGCTACTAATGAAAGAAATTTTGGACCCAGACAGCAATGCTCCCACTGGGATAAAGTTACATTTCATTGATATCTATTTGGATGAATTGGCTAAAGTTGGTGCAAAGGAGGTTAGAAAATACAGTGTCATTTTCTTCCTGGTTAACTGTAGCATTAGAAGAAATGTAGGTTTTAGACTatgttttaacagttttaaatgtAACATAACAAGATTGAATAAGCATGTAGAAAGTGACATTACAATTTATGCTTTTACTTTTATTCATGTCTTGGTGTAGACAGTGAGTATATAGTAGTTTCTCTCAAGTTCCTAAGTATATTGCTCCAAATTGAGGTTGGAAATAGTGATAGAAAACTTAGACCGTtctcatttgtttctttaaaaagaaaggatttacCATCTTTTCCATTGCGTTAGCATGTTTGCCAGtctttgcttttgcaaaaacGGACATAAATTCTGTTCTTGGCTGATTGTAAACACCTAAATAGAGGAAGAAAGTGAGCTTTCAAAGTTGTCTAATAATTGCTTTTGTCAGCTTCAAACCTTGTTGGCTGTGCATCGAGCAATTTACCCTCTACATCCAGTTGTTCATTTTGCTGATGACACCTGTCTTTCTCTGCTGTATATTGCTGTTTCAGTTGCCCTTAATTTTGGTTGATGTTACAGTGATGCAGAGTTTTGCAGCAAATAAAAGCCTGTTAAtgcagctgttgctgctgaacTTCTTCCAAAGGGTCTATCTTATTCCTGCACTGGTGTGAGCTGCCTGCTGCCCCACACTTCATTCCAGGCTTCTGCTCATTTACCTCCTCTTGTTTCTGGCATCTGATACATCTCCTTGCAATGGACAAAGCTGTTAGCAATTTTCCATTTGTATTCTTTGCAGTCAGTATTGAAAGCAATCCTGCCTGCAGTTTCTGTGGTTCGGGGTTGTGGAGCATGAGAGAGAAGATGTCTGCCCAAGAGAAGTGCCTGCACTCGGAGCCCAAATAATTTCTGCAGCTCCACGGTCACAAAGCTGTGACTAAGCCACTCACAGGAAGCTGGGTTGGGGAATCAGTCCTCTAGACTATTTGAAATTGCAGCTGATGCTCATAAATTGAATTTAGGGAAGGATTTTTATCTTCAGTACTACTTCAGCAGACTGTGTTTTGATCCAAGCGGTCCAGTTAAGAGAAACCCAGATCTTAATCATGTTTGCTACAAACATTCTTTGTGAAAGCGCACAAAATTATTTGAGTTTCTTCTGTCTTGTGTTTCCACATCTAAAATAAGCAGTACTCAGTAGATTAAAGTCTGTAAAGCAGtcaatatttttataatgcttcCAGGAAGTACCTGGAAGTTAGTGTTAGCAGTGGTAACAGAAAGTCACTGAATACTCCTATCAGTTAGAATTAGATAATATGCTGTAAGACTTCGACATAACTTCTTAAAAAAGATTCCTCTACACCAAATACTCAAGGAATTTGAGTGTACACATACAGTATTTActgtattcattattttttctttctaatcctACAGCTCACAGCAGACCAGAATCTCAAGTTCATTGAACCTTTCTGCAAAATTGCTGCCAAATCAAAGGAGTAAGTTTAATGGAAagataaatattcttttaaaaattaagaaattctgCATATACCACTCCACATGGATTGAAGAACAGTCATAGTAGTACTTCAGAATGTGGAGAAGGAAGGATATTTTACTAACGATGTGCAGTCATTTCAAGATAACTCATGTTTATCAAAGCTATACATAATTTCATGGATTTATAAGAAGTATGTCAACCgttgtttgttgcttttgtcttttgtttgtttgcttttaaacctGCATAGAACAGCTGAGCTGGTTAGATTCTTGGTTGCAGTGTAATATAGAGCAGCATGTAAACACTGAAATTTAGGAGGGGAACATTGGCTGGACACTGGATTAAAGGACTTCTGTTTAGGAATTACCAGGTTCACTTTCCTCATTTGGGGAGCTAGACGCTCTTCCACATTCTCCTTTCTTACCCATTTTCCCCTCATcccttatttctgtttttttaatgtgagggAAGGATGTGTATGCTTCTGCCTTTCAGCTCTCATCCCTACTCTCTTACACTGCAGTCACTGTGTGCTGCATGCCGTAGCCACTGGTATCTTCGAGATCATTGTGGATCAGTCCCCTTACGCCATTGAGGACCTAATGAAAGAACTGGGTAGCAACAGTGATGAGGAGGATGTGTCTGCAGAAGacaaacaggaaaatgaagaggTGCATAAAACCAAAGGTGAGGAGGAACTTATAAATGGCCTTGGTAGCACTTGCTAGGATTTAAATAtctggtttttaaaaatacatttttgctctGAACCAGTCAAACACATGTTTAAGGTGGTCTAAGGATAAATGTGTTTTCCTGTCTTCCCTTCAGATGTGCATAAACAAAGTGACTCCAAAAGAATATGTCACAAAAATCAGTGGTCTTTATAAAATCAGGCAGCTTTCTGCAACAGTGCTAGATTTTAACCCAGTCAGGCTTTTGGCTCTTAGATGTCCATAACATTTTTTAAGAAGATGAGGTTTGGGCATTCTGTggatattttcaattaaaaaaaaaaaaaaattaagaaggaaGGTTTTCAATCCAGATAAACCCTGGCACtgaggtgatttttttaaaaggtgctcAGATAATGCCACAGTTACATAATACATTATGTATTGCATAATGGTGATGTAAAGTAGTTAAATCGGTCCAGGCTGAAGAAAAGCACCTGGTCTTCTGTCTGTCAGAGTAGTGTATACTACCTTAATTTTTGCAAACTAAACATTAATactcagtctttttcttttttttataataGCAGACAGATGTTTGTCAAGAAAGTCAGTGCAGAGCTCTGAAAAAACAGAGGATGCTTCTGAAAATGATGACGATGGTATTGGGACTGTTCTTCAGGTTTGTGTCTTGCTCTGTTATTGATACTCCccctctgttttattttttcctcatcccGTTCAAGAGGTACAGAAGTAAAGGGTGTTAATCGGATAAACATGCTACAAAACTTAAATCTCCTTTTGCTTTACTGTAATGTGTACTCTGTGAACAgtttataagaaaataaatctatGTCTAAATTCTGaattcttcttctttctctcccatACCTTTTTTCTACTCCTCCCTTCCTGTTTCAAGAGTTCAAAAATATATGGTAAAAGTCAAGTCACTGTGGATGGTGAAGCAATGAGCGTATGTTTCACTGGCAATAAGAGCAAAAGTAATGAATGATGAGATACATAGGAGAGAGGGTAGCGTTGCAATTTGAGTGGTTTCCCAAATTCTACTTCCAGTACATTGTAGTGTTTTTGACAGATCTACTCATCAAACATGTCTGCAGGTAGATTACACTTCATGCATCTGTGGCTTTTAAGCAAGAATTAGGACATGTCACATTTTAATTCTGATATTTagataaatatttgcagaagTTCTGAAGTTGGCTGGCTTCTCTCAAGTAAGAATTAAGGTTAGAAATGTTTGAGAAAGTGATACTGAGTTCAACTGTTCTGTTAATGAAGCAACCCTCTGTAAAAGTCAGTATATACATGTGCGAAGGGGGTGTAaatttaaatagagaaaaaatacttTGGGATGAAACGAAATGGCTGTTTAAAGGATGCGTAAGCTACTTGAAGTGTTGATGAGTCACATTGGGTTATCTTGCATGAATAAGCTAACTAAGAAAAGCTGTATCATACTTTGCTCCAACAGTTTGATTATAAGGCTGTTGCTGACAAACTCTTTGAAGTGGCGAGCAAGAAAAATACACCTTCCCGTAACAGAAAGCGTCTGTACAAGCTGGTCAAAAAGTGAGTTCTGTTGAAATACACCTTCCATGTGCCACCTAAACCACTTTTACTTCACTTTCTCCCCACTCTTGGGTCACTTGTCCTGGTGACAATGGCACGAGAACAGGCTTGTCTCACAGTCGAGGATAGTGTGCATAATAAGGTGCCTAAAGCCTGTGCTACTGTTCCTCACTGGTACTAGACAATACTGACGTGTATCTATGCTAGATGGATTTTTATTGCAGGATGTGACACTGGATTGTGTGTGATCCAAGTTACAGATGTGGGAGAAGTGTTAAATTGCTGTTTTCTCAATACTTTCAgtgatttggtttgggtttttggatTTCTGAGGCAGATCTCTTCTGAAATGAGCTCTTTGTAAGTTCCTGTGCAAAATATGTTCCTATTTTGACAAAACCGAAGTACAGTGACACTATGCTGCTAGTGTTAGTATTGGTACTAAACCAgtaatactgttttgtttttcttctttcccttcctccccacctcTAGGTTCCAGGACTTAGCAGAAGGTAAGGACTGAGCAGCATATAGAGACAGTAGTTGCTTTCAGTTTAAGGATGCATAATGTTCCCATACAATGTGTATTGcaaatcttctttttttattttaatgtgaatttcAAGAATACTGttgggggagggcaggagggtgtGTGTTAAATCACATTAAGAAACATTACATGTTTTTGGTGAGGTGACCAAATCCTGTTTAGAATTGGAGCAACTCTGTACTTTGTCCTTAAATgaaagatgatattttttttttttttttacttaaataagAGTCACTTGTATCATTTTCTTTTGGGTTAAGTGGGGAACAAGGAGttgattttctttctgtgggAGTTATGCTGTATATTAATAGCATAATTGTGCATAGAAATAGAACTACTAGTTTTCAGATACCTTATCCTTCCTCGTCAACAGGAATCTTCCCCCAGGATCTTCCTGAAGATGTTTCTacagatgaagatgatgatgaattCAGCAGAGGAAGGCgaaagaaaaaagctgtcaaGCCTTGGGAGGAAAACAAGTTGGAAAAAGTAAAAGGTAAGGCAAGATTAACCTTTGGAAGAGAGACAGTCTGCAGGCACGTGTAATTTGGCAAAGTATCAGATACAAGCTGTTCTGAAGAAGGCAAACCTGTTGTTCAGAATGTGCTGATTTGTATCCTGTTGCAGTGAAGGTTAAATGTGAAATTAAGGTCTCTTTGAAAGTGGTGGGAGTTTTGTTACCAATTTCAAGATAACCATTACCTCAAAAATTTCAGTCAAAAGCAGAACTGGAAGCAGTTGTTTGCATTGCTTAATTAAGCAGTTCCGTTTACTGTAGGAAAATAGAAACATGTCAATTGTCTTAAAATAGGATGACTGTTAGAATATAGCAGTTTGGGAGTGTTACTAGAAAAGTGAAGAGAGTTACTGAGAACAACATGCAAGTATCTCTAGCATCACAGCTTATATTGATGTAGCACAAGCCCAGTCATACCCAAAAATGCCTCACTAAACTACTGAACCCAAGTTGCCATTGTGATGGGCTTAACAGGTTGGTAATAACAACTTTTCCTAGCAATATTGCTATACAAAGTAGGGATACCACTGGGAATGTCTTAGATGTTAGCTGTGACAATTCAAGATCAGCAAAATATTAATTAGGGCAGTTGTCAGAGGAATGCAATGTCCTGACCAGTTGTAATAGTAAGACTCTTGTGCTGGCTGATAGCAGGAAAACGGTACACCTATTTtaagggggggggtgtggtgtgtggaAGTAATTCAGTTGTTGTAAGTACCTTTGTGTTTCACATCTGTTATATGGCATTCTTTTTTGGGGTGGATATAGAGGATGAACAAGAGATGTCAAATGCGAAAGAGGCATCAGTTCCcccaaagaagaggaaaaaaaggaagaaggacagGCCAAGTGCTGATTCTGGAACAGCTGATGGAAACTGTGAGGAGGAAATAGCTGAAACATCTGGATCTAATGTTTTTAGCCAGGGAAAGGTGCCAGAAAGTaacaaggagaggaagaaaaagaaattgctagtAAATGAGGCAAATGAGACCACAAATGCAGCAACTGATACCAGAGAAAATCACAGTATCTCTGCACAGAACGTACCGTCCAACAGAGAACAGGGTAAAAAGAGTCAGTTGAAGAAAATGAATCCAAAAGTGCAAAATGTTCCTGTAGAACCGGTGTGTCAGAATGGACCAGCTAATGCCGGTGGGGCAGAGGATGTCAGCCCATCTGTTACACTGTTGACTCCTAAGgctgtgaaaaagaaacagaaaacaagggCTGTCTTTGTGAATGGGGATACCCTTTTGCAGCAAAATGACATGAAATCCAACAAGGAGGGCTTGCTGGAGACCCTGTCAGGAGATGCAGACTCTGAATCTATGCCCTCCAGGAAGGTCAAATTGAAGACAAAGCTAGTTGTTTTGGAAGGAATTAAAGTCTCCAGCCAGAAAGCAGGAACCTTGAAAAAGAAGAGGCAAGTAAAAGAAGTGCTAAACTCTGTCGAAGCTAATGGAGTTCTGGAATCTGCATGCAAGAAAAGCAGGAAGGGGGTATGTATATCtcattcttttctcttccttcttcatgAGCTGCCAGGCTCGTTTTCAAATTTGGCTTTAGCTTTCTGAACGTGGGGCTTCATGGGCAGGCTGCATGGTGATGTCATCATGTATTGTCACCAAAAAGCTCAATTCCCCAGAAATCCACACCCACTGCCACAGTCTTACACCCTCCTGTGCAACAACACTAAAGCCTGTTCCAGCTGCTCAGCTGAAAGAACTCATCTAGCTGAAACTTGGGTCTTTAGGGTATGgaactgtctttttttaaaaaaaaaaaaattttttttggtccCTGGGTTAATTATTCTTTTTGCATTGGCTCTCCGGTTAAGCTTACAGCATGTTCATAAAGGGCATATTTTGGCAACAGGATGAGAATGGGAAGATTGAACATCCCTTTTTCAGCAGCGGTAGCACACACTTTGATTAATATAAGCTCCTTGTGAAATTGCCTACAGCAATTCCAGTAGTGGCTTCTTTTGCTAGCTCACTTCATCTTAAATTGTTAATGCTGTACGAGAAAAGTATCTGGGGAAACAGCGAACAGAGGATATGACAGTGTGACCTTCAATGGCTCTATGATCACATTTATGAATAGTCCAGTTTATTATAAAGACAGTACTGTCTTTACAGTACTGTTTTTTCACTATAGAGGTCTGATTGTAGTTATCTTCAAAAATTTGTCCTGCAATTTGGaaacaagtttggtttttttcctcctctacctCCCACCCTCATTTTCTTCTTGGCAATAAGTAGAATAGGGTTGATTTTGCTAAGCAATTAGACAGTCAAGAAGCATATTGCACTGTATGTTTTTGGTAGCATGGCTGAGACAGTGCAGTGGTTCTTCTGTCTCCTGACACTGAAATTCTTTAAAATGCTCACTTGCTATGTATATATTCACCCTAACACATTTAGGGGTTCAGTTATATTCTTGGAAGTCTTGTTGACAGTCTCGCTTTGGTGGAAAGAAAATTCATAAAGCATAAATGAGATTCAGAATACAAAACCACTCCATCTTTCTCTGGCTAAACAGTGTGTGTTACTAGCTTATCAGCTCACCTCTGACTGAAGGTTAAAACTGCATCGTAGTTAAGTAGTGCAGCCTCATATATGAACTTGATACAACCACTAAGTCCTTCAAGGgagaaaaaatgcatttggaaaCATTGTTTAAATAATACTACAATAACTttgacattttctattttttgatGCTAAAGTACTGAGAGGGAAGAACCAAAATATTTCTCTCCCCAGTATGCAAActgcatttttctcacttgagGGCTTCTAAACTAGGAACCACTGGCTTTGTCTCCTGTTACCTAAATGTTCCATGTTGCATACCTCATCTTTCTTTCTCTATAAAAGCTTAGTTTCTAAGAATATATGATTACGCCATCCCCATCTTCATTTGTAAAACTTTGTTGGAACTGACCAACAGATTAAAACCTGCAACACATTCAAGATGAAGTTCCGGCGAGCTTCATGGAAATCAGTTGTTGGCACAAATTAGTGTAGCTGCTGagggaaaggcagcagcatgACCCCAGCACTTGTCTGTTGGCCAGTCAGTGCATGGGCTAGCAGGCCACCCTTCCCAAGTGTAATTCTGAAGAAACTACAGCATTTGCTGTTTCTTGCCCAATCCAGgtagctgtgtgtgtgtatatgtgtgtggcGAGTGGGAGTGAGGGGGTGGAGACGAGAAGAGAAATTCTAGAGTTGAGTCAGGAGGAGAACAAGAGTATTGGTGTAAGAAAGAAGAAGGCAGGGTAAAGCTAAAATGCACAAATGTGGAGGAAATTAGGCTTtgctaattttgttttcattgcttGAGAAATAACATGTTGTTTTATTTCCTGGTTTTAGTTATGTAATACTGGTCTTCTGCCCAGAAGCCATGAGGGCCATGTTTTGATTCTTGATT
Coding sequences within:
- the RRP1B gene encoding ribosomal RNA processing protein 1 homolog B isoform X1; the protein is MAPVAVQPPEIQFAQRLAANEKRIRDRAVKKLRGYISIRTQRPAGGFSQEELLKIWKGLFYCMWMQDKPLLQEELAGNISQLIHVIQNTEARHLFIQTFWQTMNREWNGIDNLRLDKYYMLMRMILRQSFEVLKRNEWDESLIELFLQLLMKEILDPDSNAPTGIKLHFIDIYLDELAKVGAKELTADQNLKFIEPFCKIAAKSKDHCVLHAVATGIFEIIVDQSPYAIEDLMKELGSNSDEEDVSAEDKQENEEVHKTKADRCLSRKSVQSSEKTEDASENDDDGIGTVLQFDYKAVADKLFEVASKKNTPSRNRKRLYKLVKKFQDLAEGIFPQDLPEDVSTDEDDDEFSRGRRKKKAVKPWEENKLEKVKEDEQEMSNAKEASVPPKKRKKRKKDRPSADSGTADGNCEEEIAETSGSNVFSQGKVPESNKERKKKKLLVNEANETTNAATDTRENHSISAQNVPSNREQGKKSQLKKMNPKVQNVPVEPVCQNGPANAGGAEDVSPSVTLLTPKAVKKKQKTRAVFVNGDTLLQQNDMKSNKEGLLETLSGDADSESMPSRKVKLKTKLVVLEGIKVSSQKAGTLKKKRQVKEVLNSVEANGVLESACKKSRKGENSAALSSLKTKKAKPGSDFVKFEKSTLPKPVFFRKARSTISSTRASMQLNKMQSSSSKKVTFGLNKNMTAEFKKTDKSILVSPEGPSRVAFNPEQKPRHGVLKSPTGTPAGEPQMKKPFTVSAKKRPITVDFL
- the RRP1B gene encoding ribosomal RNA processing protein 1 homolog B isoform X2, whose product is MAPVAVQPPEIQFAQRLAANEKRIRDRAVKKLRGYISIRTQRPAGGFSQEELLKIWKGLFYCMWMQDKPLLQEELAGNISQLIHVIQNTEARHLFIQTFWQTMNREWNGIDNLRLDKYYMLMRMILRQSFEVLKRNEWDESLIELFLQLLMKEILDPDSNAPTGIKLHFIDIYLDELAKVGAKELTADQNLKFIEPFCKIAAKSKDHCVLHAVATGIFEIIVDQSPYAIEDLMKELGSNSDEEDVSAEDKQENEEVHKTKADRCLSRKSVQSSEKTEDASENDDDGIGTVLQFDYKAVADKLFEVASKKNTPSRNRKRLYKLVKKFQDLAEGIFPQDLPEDVSTDEDDDEFSRGRRKKKAVKPWEENKLEKVKGKGKDEQEMSNAKEASVPPKKRKKRKKDRPSADSGTADGNCEEEIAETSGSNVFSQGKVPESNKERKKKKLLVNEANETTNAATDTRENHSISAQNVPSNREQGKKSQLKKMNPKVQNVPVEPVCQNGPANAGGAEDVSPSVTLLTPKAVKKKQKTRAVFVNGDTLLQQNDMKSNKEGLLETLSGDADSESMPSRKVKLKTKLVVLEGIKVSSQKAGTLKKKRQVKEVLNSVEANGVLESACKKSRKGENSAALSSLKTKKAKPGSDFVKFEKSTLPKPVFFRKARSTISSTRASMQLNKMQSSSSKKVTFGLNKNMTAEFKKTDKSILVSPEGPSRVAFNPEQKPRHGVLKSPTGTPAGEPQMKKPFTVSAKKRPITVDFL